One part of the Lycium ferocissimum isolate CSIRO_LF1 chromosome 8, AGI_CSIRO_Lferr_CH_V1, whole genome shotgun sequence genome encodes these proteins:
- the LOC132066374 gene encoding uncharacterized protein LOC132066374 — MKREKLDSQFAKFLDILKQIHINIPFRCFITNAFICQVSQRNFVKQKKTRKKLLGSTSEKCSAILQNKLPQSSGDPGSFTIPCTLGGVYFEKALCDSRASINLMSFSIFRKLDLGEIKNTSVSLQFADQITKKPKGIIENILIRVDKFTFPVCFIVLEMQECPDEPIILGRPFLSPGRAIIDVHQGKLTLRVDEERAIFDMQKMLRLSGGETSSPCFSIDVISDLADEFKDDKLILDSMERYLSKSSTSQDNDPTIRSEAEILEKHYKDEEIQSEEVQPKIEGDTIGRSSTKN; from the coding sequence ATGAAGAGAGAAAAGCTTGATAGTCAATTTGCCAagtttttggatattttaaaacaaattcacATTAATATTCCTTTTCGATGCTTTATTACAAATGCCTTCATATGCCAAGTTTCTCAAAGAAATTTTGTCAAGCAAAAGAAAACTCGGAAGAAGCTTCTCGGTAGTACTTCCGAAAAATGTAGTGCTATACTTCAAAACAAACTACCACAAAGCTCGGGGGATCCAGGTAGTTTTACAATTCCATGCACTTTGGGAGgagtatattttgaaaaagcacTTTGTGATTCTAGGGCTTCAATAAATCTAATGTCGTTttctatttttagaaaattggaTCTTGGTGAAATAAAAAACACAAGTGTTTCTCTTCAGTTTGCAGATCAAATTACTAAAAAACCTAAGGGAATAATTGAAAACATTCTTATAAGAGTTGATAAGTTCACTTTCCCTGTGTGTTTTATAGTACTTGAAATGCAGGAATGTCCTGATGAACCGATAATTTTGGGTAGACCATTTCTTTCTCCAGGAAGAGCAATTATAGATGTCCATCAAGGAAAATTAACTTTAAGAGTAGATGAAGAAAGAGCCATTTTTGATATGCAAAAAATGCTAAGATTATCAGGAGGTGAGACATCATCCCCATGTTTTTCAATTGACGTGATTAGTGATCTTGCAGATGAATTCAAAGATGATAAATTGATTCTAGATTCTATGGAAAGATACTTGTCCAAATCTAGCACCTCACAAGATAATGATCCCACCATCAGGAGCGAAGCTGAAATATTGGAAAAACATTATAAGGATGAGGAGATACAATCGGAAGAAGTTCAACCAAAAATTGAAGGAGATACAATCGGAAGAAGTTCAACCAAAAATTGA